A single Streptomyces mirabilis DNA region contains:
- a CDS encoding M48 family metalloprotease produces the protein MTTLLIIPLLIPLLLPFALPGLARRCLDRLAPVAALWALTLTVLVLAGASVAALGALLLTGLLKLPVLAGLGDLVHPLRTPSDLIVLPLAAAATGLLTVGAATLVRSALRQLRAFRTARSQADRRPAAGDLCVIESPHPDAYALPGRPHRIVVTTAMLRSLRPEEREVLFAHERAHNAGNHHRFLVAAEIAAHCHPGLRAVRDSIALAAERAADEAAATAVGDRRLTARAIARAALATTAARSTRPDFAAAATTGPVPQRVAALLATPGHRSRAASWIALLLVACATVSASAAATGVVTFHHEVEIAQGEETR, from the coding sequence CTGCTGCCCTTCGCGCTGCCGGGGCTGGCCCGCCGCTGCCTCGACCGCCTCGCGCCGGTCGCCGCGCTGTGGGCACTGACCCTCACGGTCCTCGTGCTGGCAGGCGCCTCCGTGGCCGCGCTCGGCGCGCTGCTCCTCACCGGCCTGCTCAAGCTGCCGGTCCTGGCGGGCCTGGGTGACCTCGTCCACCCCCTGCGCACCCCGTCGGACCTGATCGTCCTGCCCCTGGCGGCGGCGGCCACCGGCCTCCTGACCGTCGGTGCCGCGACCCTCGTACGCTCCGCCCTGCGCCAGTTGCGTGCCTTTCGCACCGCCCGCAGTCAGGCCGACCGCCGGCCCGCCGCGGGCGACCTGTGCGTGATCGAATCTCCCCACCCGGACGCCTACGCGCTGCCGGGCCGTCCGCACCGCATCGTCGTCACCACCGCGATGCTCCGCAGCCTCCGCCCCGAGGAGCGCGAGGTGCTCTTCGCTCACGAGCGGGCCCACAACGCGGGCAACCACCACCGCTTCCTCGTCGCGGCCGAGATCGCCGCGCACTGCCATCCCGGGCTGCGCGCGGTCCGTGACAGCATCGCGCTCGCCGCCGAGCGAGCCGCGGACGAGGCCGCCGCCACGGCGGTGGGGGACCGGCGGCTGACCGCGCGCGCCATCGCCCGCGCCGCCCTCGCCACCACGGCCGCCCGCTCCACCCGCCCCGACTTCGCCGCCGCCGCGACCACCGGACCCGTACCCCAGCGGGTCGCGGCCCTTCTCGCGACTCCCGGGCACCGCTCCCGCGCCGCATCCTGGATCGCCCTCCTCCTCGTCGCCTGCGCGACCGTCTCGGCCTCCGCGGCGGCGACCGGCGTCGTCACCTTCCATCACGAGGTGGAGATCGCCCAGGGCGAGGAGACCCGCTGA